A DNA window from Helianthus annuus cultivar XRQ/B chromosome 15, HanXRQr2.0-SUNRISE, whole genome shotgun sequence contains the following coding sequences:
- the LOC110911729 gene encoding hydroxyproline O-galactosyltransferase GALT2, with amino-acid sequence MKRSRSEVFGLKRVKVKLPHILFGLAALYLIFVCFEFPAYFETSSGSSDNEAVSKFQFEVSKASLRSAYHDEISEALENDNKFEKKLENGSQFETVSQEEMNDGLPPVDVRYGRLTGNIVRQRQRNQVMSGLEKMADEAWKLGLKAWEEVHTYDAKETELSSILEGKQELCPPWVSIRGDELTKGDRMMFLPCGLAAGSSVTVVGTPRVAHNEYVPELARTKAGNPMVLVSQFKVELQGLKSVVAEDPPKILHLNPRLRGDWSHQPVIEHNTCYRMQWGRAQRCDGLPSKGDDDMLVDGFPRCEKWMRNDVVDSKESRTSSWFKRFIGRAQKPEVTWPFPFVEGKLFVLTIRAGVDGYHINVGGRHVTSFPYRVGYTLEDATGLAIKGDVDVHSVFATSLPTSHPSFSPQRVIEMSEKWKAKPLPRHPIRVFIGILSATNHFAERMTIRKTWMQSSAIKASDVVVRFFVALSPRKEQNAVLKKEAAYFGDIVILKFMDHYELVVLKTIAICDFAIQNVSASYVMKCDDDTFARVDTILKEVDKLPRHQSLYMGNLNLYHRPLRHGKWAVNFEEWPALVYPPYANGPGYIISIDIAKFIVSRHAERKLRMFKMEDVSMGMWVEQFNSTNPVQYSHNSKFCQFGCIDNYYTAHYQSPRQMVCLWDNLARGRARCCNFR; translated from the exons ATGAAGAGGTCAAGGAGTGAAGTTTTTGGATTGAAGAGAGTGAAGGTAAAACTGCCACATATTTTGTTCGGATTAGCTGCATTGTATTTGATATTTGTTTGCTTCGAGTTTCCTGCGTATTTCGAGACATCGAGTGGTAGTTCGGATAATGAAGCAGTGAGTAAGTTTCAGTTTGAAGTGAGTAAAGCGTCTTTGAGATCTGCGTATCATGATGAAATTAGCGAGGCATTGGAAAACGATAATAAGTTCGAGAAGAAATTAGAAAATGGTAGTCAGTTTGAAACGGTGAGTCAAGAAGAGATGAACGATGGGTTACCGCCGGTTGATGTAAGGTACGGGCGGTTGACCGGTAATATTGTGAGGCAAAGGCAGAGGAATCAGGTTATGTCAGGGTTGGAGAAAATGGCGGATGAAGCTTGGAAGTTAGGGTTAAAGGCATGGGAAGAGGTTCATACGTACGATGCAAAGGAGACCGAGTTGTCTTCTATACTTGAAGGGAAACAAGAACTGTGTCCACCATGGGTATCGATTCGTGGTGATGAACTAACGAAAGGAGACCGGATGATGTTTCTTCCGTGTGGTCTTGCTGCTGGATCCTCTGTTACAGTGGTGGGAACCCCTCGTGTTGCTCATAACGAGTATGTTCCTGAACTTGCGAGAACAAAGGCGGGTAATCCTATGGTGTTGGTTTCCCAGTTTAAGGTTGAGTTGCAGGGGCTAAAATCTGTAGTTGCAGAGGATCCACCGAAGATTTTGCATCTGAATCCTAGATTGAGAGGTGATTGGAGCCACCAACCAGTCATTGAACACAACACGTGCTATAGGATGCAATGGGGTAGAGCTCAAAGGTGTGACGGTTTACCCTCAAAAGGCGATGATGACATGCTTG TTGATGGATTTCCGAGATGTGAAAAATGGATGCGCAACGATGTAGTTGATTCAAAAGAATCACGAACATCATCATGGTTCAAACGATTTATAGGACGGGCCCAGAAGCCAGAAGTGACATGGCCATTTCCTTTTGTGGAGGGTAAATTGTTTGTGTTGACCATACGTGCTGGCGTGGACGGATACCATATAAACGTCGGAGGCCGCCACGTCACCTCCTTTCCGTATCGCGTA GGTTACACACTTGAAGATGCTACAGGATTAGCAATTAAAGGGGATGTAGATGTGCATTCGGTTTTTGCCACATCACTCCCAACTTCTCATCCGAGCTTCTCACCACAAAGGGTAATAGAAATGTCAGAAAAGTGGAAAGCTAAACCTTTGCCACGTCATCCCATACGGGTTTTTATCGGGATTTTATCTGCTACAAATCACTTTGCCGAGCGTATGACTATTAGAAAAACATGGATGCAGTCTTCAGCAATTAAGGCCTCAGATGTAGTAGTTCGCTTTTTTGTTGCACTG TCTCCAAGGAAGGAgcaaaacgcagttttgaaaaAGGAAGCTGCTTACTTTGGTGATATTGTTATATTAAAATTTATGGACCACTATGAGCTCGTGGTGCTTAAGACTATAGCCATCTGCGATTTCGCG ATTCAGAATGTTAGTGCTTCATATGTGATGAAGTGTGACGATGACACTTTTGCAAGAGTGGATACCATCTTGAAAGAAGTCGACAAGCTCCCTCGTCACCAGTCCCTTTATATGGGAAATCTTAATCTCTATCATAGGCCTCTCAGACATGGAAAATGGGCTGTCAATTTTGAG GAATGGCCTGCATTGGTATATCCACCTTATGCAAATGGACCAGGTTATATTATTTCCATTGACATAGCCAAGTTCATCGTATCCCGACACGCAGAAAGAAAGCTCAGG ATGTTTAAAATGGAAGATGTGAGCATGGGAATGTGGGTCGAGCAGTTCAACAGTACCAACCCGGTTCAATACTCCCACAATAGTAAGTTCTGTCAATTCGGGTGTATTGATAATTATTACACTGCGCATTACCAATCTCCGAGACAAATGGTTTGTTTATGGGATAATTTAGCAAGAGGACGGGCTAGATGCTGTAATTttagatga
- the LOC110913770 gene encoding myosin-7-like, whose protein sequence is MAAKKAMDQPLKPPGPEVTKPPNTGPVTTSKASSRFSSSGASSGGAGGYNPNVVGAKDTVGDIYYKTYTEEERGDALHHAPWSLKQKDTFAEFSASREWFLNSFPPGEVNRQRAKTHEMLYRTYILGEANARSANHQIVREWRTMVRERADWEGYRERTLKRIAEFEKSKAALDEERAKFEADKKAEEWGREGLQKKLHNAEEQLAKEKAEFKRICAQDNERTYALRQKIVGLEATVADLTSKVEEARGEKTAKQQMEVELTEAKVQLSNKDKDLHAKDVEIAELKRRLNEQIDRCESLEIDLEAEKVKAADAEEARAVSTAALNVAQTNYSEAQGIVDTLVSEAEWMRTRGVVMVANSILNANELDRAVAALTDAARAVGHRGGYLECADHVEQMLGQEFDTSHCSVTDRADAALASAENSYDNLSLPIMELVVESLKKDDWCQRLKAILDPPVTVELSDEEPVGDDGGDGDDDGNDDDGEDDGDDGDDRREE, encoded by the exons ATGGCGGCGAAAAAGGCTATGGATCAGCCTCTTAAACCTCCAGGCCCTGAGGTCACCAAGCCACCTAACACCGGTCCCGTTACTACTTCCAAGGCTTCTAGCCGCTTCTCCTCAAGTGGCGCGAGCTCTGGTGGAGCTGGGGGTTATAACCCCAATGTGGTAGGGGCGAAAGATACCGTTGGAGATATCTACTACAAGACATATACTGAAGAAGAGCGCGGTGATGCCCTCCATCATGCCCCCTGGAGCTTAAAACAGAAGGATACATTTGCTGAGTTTAGCGCTTCGCGTGAATGGTTTTTGAATTCCTTCCCCCCTGGTGAGGTCAATCGGCAAAGGGCAAAAACCCATGAGATGTTATATCGTACTTATATTCTTGGGGAGGCCAATGCCCGCTCTGCCAACCATCAGATCGTTCGCGAATGGCGGACGATGGTCAGAGAACGTGCCGATTGGGAGGGTTACCGCGAGCGTACTCTGAAGCGAATTGCGGAGTTTGAGAAGTCAAAAGCTGCGCTCGACGAAGAAAgagccaagtttgaggctgacAAGAAGGCAGAGGAGTGGGGCCGCGAGGGGCTGCAGAAAAAACTCCACAATGCTGAggagcaactggccaaggagaaggccgagttcaaGCGTATATGCGCCCAAGACAACGAGCGTACTTATGCTCTACGACAGAAGATCGTTGGTCTTGAGGCTACAGTTGCGGACTTGACCTCAAAGGTGGAGGAAGCGCGGGGTGAAAAAactgccaagcagcagatggag GTTGAGCTGACTGAAGCCAAGGTGCAATTGTCTAACAAGGACAAGGATCTCCATGCCAAGGACGTTGAGATAGCGGAACTCAAGCGTCGCTTGAATGAGCAAATCGACAGATGCGAGTCTTTGGAGATTGACCTTGAGGCTGAGAAGGTCAAGGCTGCTGATgctgaggaggcgcgtgctgtGAGCACTGCCGCGCTGAATGTGGCTCAAACCAACTACTCTGAGGCTCAAGGTATCGTCGATACACTTGTCTCAGAAGCGGAGtggatgcgcactcgtggagtagTGATG gttgccaactccatctTGAATGCGAACGAGCTAGATCGCGCTGTGGCGGCTCTGACAGATGCGGCGCGTGCGGTGGGTCACCGAGGAGGTTACCTGGAGTGTGCTGATCATGTTGAGCAAATGCTTGGGCAAGAATTTGACACAAGCCACTGCTCAGTAACAGATCGTGCCGATGCTGCGCTGGCAAGTGCTGAAAATTCCTATGACAACCTCTCCTTGCCTAtcatggagttggttgttgaatcgttaaagaaagacgactggtgccAGCGTCTTAAGGCAATCCTCGATCCACCGGTCACCGTCGAGTTGTCCGACGAAGAGCCAGTTGGTGATGATGgcggtgatggtgatgatgatggcaacgatgatgatggtgaagatgacggagatgatggtgatgatcgtCGCGAAGAGTAG
- the LOC110911730 gene encoding dammarenediol II synthase: MWKLKIAEGNDPYLFTTNNFVGRQVWKFDPDAGTPEERQEVENARQNFLERKKEGFRTTCDSLMRIQLIRENGIDVSSIPPARLGENETVNYEAVITATRKAVRLIRAIQAKDGHWATEHAGPLFFTPPLIIILYISGAIDTHLTKEHKKEMKRFIYNHQSEDGGWGFHIEGHSTMFVTVLSYISLRLLGEEKDDENVALTRARKWILNHGGATHLPSWGKLYLSVLGVYEWEGCNPIPPEFWIFPEALPFHPAKMWCYCRTAYMPMSYLYGRKFHGPITDLVLQLRQEIYLTPYDEINWNKQRHTCCKEDLYYPHSVIQDLLWDGLHYLSEPLFKYWPFTKLREIALKRTIELTRYNAEESRYITMASIEKGFQMMCWWAENPDGDEFKRHLARVPDYLWLAEDGMKSHTFGSQLWITAFATQAIIASNMPDEYGDSLKKANYYLKESQIKQNPTGDFSKMCRQFSKGAWTFSDQDHGWPVSDCTGEALKCLLLLSQMPDEISGENADKQRLYDAVNFLLYVQSPTTGGFAVWEPPIPQPYLQMLNPSEMFADIVVEREHVECTTSVMQALIAFKRLHPGHREKEIDNSVAKAVCYLENTQWKDGSWYGYWGICFIYGTFFSLGGLESARKTYNNCKAVRKGVKFLLSTQNEEGGWGESYKSCPSEVYTPLPGKRTNIVQTSWAMLGLMSAGQAERDPEPLHKAAKILINAQMDNGDFPQENMTGASMRNCMLHYPLYRNIFPLLALAEYHKRFWTK, from the exons ATGTGGAAGTTGAAGATAGCAGAAGGTAACGATCCTTATTTGTTTACCACCAACAACTTTGTTGGTCGCCAAGTTTGGAAGTTTGACCCCGATGCTGGAACTCCAGAAGAACGACAAGAGGTCGAAAACGCACGTCAAAATTTCCTAGAACGGAAAAAAGAAGGTTTCCGAACAACATGTGATTCGCTTATGCGTATACAG TTGATTAGGGAGAACGGAATAGATGTATCGAGTATACCACCAGCAAGGTTAGGAGAGAATGAGACCGTGAACTATGAAGCTGTGATAACCGCAACAAGAAAAGCCGTTAGGCTAATCCGTGCTATCCAAGCAAAAGATGGTCACTGGGCTACTGAACATGCTGGCCCTTTGTTCTTCACTCCTCCCCTT ATTATTATCTTGTACATAAGTGGAGCCATAGATACACATTTAACAAAGGAGCACAAGAAAGAGATGAAACGTTTTATCTACAATCATCAA AGTGAAGATGGAGGGTGGGGATTTCATATCGAAGGACATAGCACCATGTTTGTGACGGTGTTGAGCTACATATCCCTACGACTACTAGGTGAAGAAAAAGACGACGAAAATGTGGCACTCACTCGAGCTAGAAAGTGGATACTCAACCATGGTGGTGCAACTCACCTACCCTCTTGGGGCAAACTTTATCTCTCG GTACTTGGTGTGTATGAATGGGAAGGATGCAACCCAATTCCACCAGAATTTTGGATTTTCCCAGAAGCTCTACCCTTTCATCCAG CGAAAATGTGGTGCTATTGTCGAACGGCCTATATGCCAATGTCATACTTATACGGAAGAAAATTCCATGGCCCGATCACTGATCTTGTTCTTCAACTTCGTCAAGAGATTTATCTTACCCCATACGACGAGATAAACTGGAATAAACAACGCCATACATGTTGCAAG GAAGATTTGTATTACCCTCATTCAGTAATCCAAGATTTATTGTGGGATGGTCTTCATTACTTGAGTGAACCACTTTTTAAGTACTGGCCGTTTACCAAACTAAGAGAAATAGCCCTCAAAAGAACAATTGAATTGACACGTTATAACGCGGAAGAGAGCAGGTACATTACCATGGCAAGCATCGAAAAG GGATTTCAAATGATGTGTTGGTGGGCGGAGAACCCGGATGGGGATGAATTTAAGAGGCATCTAGCTAGAGTGCCTGATTACTTGTGGCTGGCAGAAGATGGAATGAAGTCACACACATTCGGTAGTCAGTTATGGATCACCGCATTCGCAACTCAAGCTATAATCGCGAGTAACATGCCTGACGAATATGGTGATTCGCTTAAAAAAGCAAATTATTATCTCAAAGAATCACAGATCAAGCAAAATCCAACTGGAGATTTCAGTAAAATGTGTCGACAGTTTAGCAAAGGGGCGTGGACGTTTTCGGATCAAGATCATGGCTGGCCCGTCTCGGATTGCACCGGAGAGGCACTTAAA TGCTTATTGTTGCTATCCCAAATGCCCGACGAAATCTCAGGTGAAAACGCCGATAAGCAGCGATTATACGATGCTGTCAATTTCCTTCTTTATGTACAAAGTCCTACGACGGGAGGTTTTGCTGTTTGGGAACCACCAATCCCACAACCATATTTACAG ATGTTAAATCCGTCGGAAATGTTTGCTGATATCGTCGTTGAACGAGA GCATGTTGAGTGCACAACTTCTGTGATGCAAGCTCTCATCGCATTTAAAAGGTTGCACCCCGGACATAGAGAGAAAGAAATAGACAATTCGGTCGCTAAAGCAGTGTGTTATCTAGAGAACACACAATGGAAAGATGGTTCATG GTATGGCTACTGGGGGATATGTTTCATATATGGTACATTCTTTTCGCTGGGAGGCTTAGAGTCCGCTCGAAAAACATATAACAATTGTAAAGCAGTTCGTAAAGGCGTAAagtttttactttcaacccaaaaTGAAGAAGGTGGGTGGGGAGAGAGCTATAAATCATGTCCTAGTGAAGTATACACACCTTTACCCGGTAAACGAACCAACATAGTGCAAACGTCATGGGCTATGCTCGGTCTCATGTCAGCCGGACAG GCTGAAAGAGATCCGGAACCTTTGCACAAGGCGGCTAAGATCTTGATTAACGCACAGATGGATAACGGGGATTTTCCCCAAGAG AACATGACCGGAGCCTCGATGAGGAATTGCATGCTACACTATCCATTATACAGAAATATCTTCCCGTTATTGGCACTTGCTGAATATCACAAACGCTTTTGGACTAAGTAA